One Acetobacter oryzoeni genomic window, CTGTGATGGCCGACCCACGTATCCTTGTGGAAATCATGGTCACCACCACAAAATAAGACCTGATCTCTGCCAGTTGGTGATGAGAAAGAACGTGGCATTCATGCAACATTCCCCCGAATCATCACCAACTGGCGCGCATTCCCTGTTCTCCTAAACAAAACCCTAAATGAAACGGAATCAGGCGAATTCGTGACACCCGTTAGGATTAAAATCCTAATTTTTCTTTTTGATACTCATTAATACAGCAAAGAGTAACTTTAACGATTTTGGTGCGCAATGAACGCTTGCCTGATCTGCATGGATGTTTAATACCTGAACCCGAACATTGCAGTACCCCAACTCACGGCAAATGCGATCAGGAAAGGTAAGCACAATGCGGCACGGACGGTCCGGAATTCTCAAACTGAAGCTGGCCGTTTTATCTTTTCTGTCCGTTTCTGCTTTTACTGCATCTGCATCTGCCCGCACCTATCATGCGGCTTCTCATCATACCGGTGTGCATAAAATCGTATTCTCTGCATCCGGTCATGCTGCTGGCCGATATGCAGGTGGCCGTTGGCACCCTGCTGCAGGGCGTTATCGGTCCGGGTATCATGGTGGGCACGTTATCCAGTGCGTTGCTTACGCCAAATCTGCATCTGAAGTAATGCTACATGGCAATGCGCGTGACTGGTGGCATAATGCAAGCGGCGTTTATGACCGCGGCCATGCCCCAGAAGCAGGCAGTGTGCTGAACTTCCGCGCAACACGCCGCATGCCCTTGGGGCACGTTGCTGTGGTGCGCAATGTTGTAGATAACCGTACGATTATGATTGATCAGTCACACTGGGCACAGGCAGGCATCAGCCGCAACGTGGCCGTGATTGATGTTTCCCCCAACAATGATTGGTCTGCTGTGCGTGTTGCACTGAACAATCATTCTGGTGGCTTCGGGTCTATCTATCCAACCTATGGCTTTATTTATGCCCGCCACCCTGGTGCAGAACGGAACATGCAGCAGGAAGTTATGACGGCATGGGCCAAGAAAGGCACGACAACACAGTTGGCTCAGGCCCCGGCAACACCTCGCCAGATATCCGCTGGTCAGGAAGACCCCAATATTGCCTTTGATGATAATAACTAAAATCTACGTTTAGTTTCTGCACGAAACAGTTTTTTCAACGCCCGGCTTTGTCGGGCGTTTTTTATTGCCTTTTCCATGCTCCAAAATCGCCGGGGCAGAATATAAAAAGGGGAGCAACCTGATTGGCTGCTCCCCTTTTTTAATAGCAAGAAGAAACGTCTAGTTTATTCCATCCATTCCGCAATATCCGGGCAAGAACAAACCAAGTTTCTGTCACCATATACGTTATCAATTCGGCCTACCGGTGGCCAATATTTGGTTGCTGGCTGCACATTACCGGGGAAACATGCCTCCTGCCGTGTATAAGGATGCATCCATTCCGTTGTTGTCAGCGCAAGGCCTGTATGGGGCGCATGACGTAACACTGCATCTTCAGCTGTCACCTCGCCATTTTCAATGGCACGCACTTCCTCACGCATAGCCAACATGGCATCGCAAAAACGATCCAGCTCTGCTTTTCCTTCAGATTCAGTTGGCTCGATCATGAAAGTACCTGCCACCGGAAAGCTCACCGTTGGTGCATGAAAACCGTAGTCAACCAAACGCTTGGACATATCATCTACGGTCACGCCCGTTGTATTCTTGATCGGACGCAAATCCAGAATACATTCATGCGCAACACGCCCATGTGCGCCCTGATAAAGCACAGGGTAAGCATCTTTCAGGCGGCTCACAATATAATTGGCGTTGAGAATAGCCACCTGCGTAGCCCGCTTAAGCCCTTCATCCCCCATCAGGCGAATATAGGCCCATGAGATCGGCAGGATAGAGGCTGACCCAAAAGGAGCCGCACTTACAGCCATGGGAACCTCTGCGTCTGCCGGGTTTCCGGGCAGATAAGGTGCCAGATGCGCCCGCACACCAATTGGCCCCATACCGGGCCCACCGCCACCATGCGGGATGCAGAAAGTTTTATGCAGGTTAAAGTGGCTCAC contains:
- a CDS encoding CHAP domain-containing protein produces the protein MRSGKVSTMRHGRSGILKLKLAVLSFLSVSAFTASASARTYHAASHHTGVHKIVFSASGHAAGRYAGGRWHPAAGRYRSGYHGGHVIQCVAYAKSASEVMLHGNARDWWHNASGVYDRGHAPEAGSVLNFRATRRMPLGHVAVVRNVVDNRTIMIDQSHWAQAGISRNVAVIDVSPNNDWSAVRVALNNHSGGFGSIYPTYGFIYARHPGAERNMQQEVMTAWAKKGTTTQLAQAPATPRQISAGQEDPNIAFDDNN